TCTGCATCAGCCAGTGTGACGAAGGTTGTTTCGTCTCTTCTCTGGCCCCTCTGTTCTTTAGTTTTTGTTAGCCAAAAAGGCTTGTTCTTTAGTTAATTGGTTGCTCTTGAATCTGTGCATCCTAATTTTCTAAGATGTCTTCCAGTTCTAGACATAGGAGATTTTCATTTAATCCTTTGAGAAATCTATACTGCTACTGAGAATGATTACTACTGAATACATGGTCAAAGTGACAATACAAACACATGGAGAGCATTTCACTTTTCTACAGCATCCATTTACTTCCGATGTCTTCAGTTTCAGATAGCACTTGTTAACCGAAATCAATCGAAAGATGGACACTAAGAAGGAAGAAGAGTCAGCAAAGGAGACCTGTTGTCGTGCCGTGAGCGGTTCTGCGCCCTCCTGGTCATGCCGTGGTGGAGGAAGAAGAGCCGGACGCCGCGGCGCTCCGCGGCCTTGCGGAGGGCGACGAGCGACGGCGGCAGCTTGGCGCCCGGGCGTCCCTCAAAGTTCCGGCCGAAGTTGCCGCCGAAGTCGCCGAGCAGCCTGTGGGCCGACTCCCTCACCAGGCTCGTCTCCTCCAGCAAGTTGTAATCTGCACGCACACGGAGAAAAAATAGGGGACGATGAGCATGGACGGAGCGGGGGACTGTACATGGGGTCGGGGATGAATCTGCTCACCGGAGAGGAGCTGGGTGTCGTCGAACTGGGCGAGCAGGACGGGGGCACAATTAAATGATTCATCAAAGAATTTACTCATATCCCTAACATCCATTTGCATGTCTACAGAAATCAAGAGACACTAGATTTCACTTCCCGAACAAAGAGGGAATTTAAAATATTCACTAGATTTCACTTCCCGAACAAAAAGGGAATTTAAAATATTTAAGGATACATTGTAGCCATCAGCGACCATATCCTCTGACATAACTGGAAACATCAGAGCATGGGAAGAAAATTTAAATTAGCACAGTGAGTGTAATCATCGAGCTAGGTTTAGAAGCGCATCCTGAACTCTATCCAGAAGACCAGAACAACCCATTGAGGGTGCAAAACACAAGTAGTGAAAATCAGATGTGCTGCCGTGTGTTTAACGTGTCGATGCAGTATTGACGCCTGCACCATAATACTAAATCCCAGAGCAACTTTGGGTTATTGGGGAACAAGTCAGATCAAGGTTGGTTTTAGTTTGGATTATTATCAAATAGAGATGTGCTGGTTTCAGATGTGTGCTTCCATATTACTGTCCCTACCCCATTTGGCCATGCCAGTTTGCAATGACTGCTTTTGTGTGGCATCAACATCACAACCCTATCAATTCGCACATTGCCAAACTGTAGCAGCATAGCACATTACCCTATCCAGAGCATAATTATCAGATTACTAGAAGTGATATATGTCAGCATGTGGACTGATAGAATTGCATTATCTGATTGCCATGTCATCATATACAGAACAGATACAGGAAGCACTGGAGCTAAATCACCACCTAGATGAGGAGCTATCCATAAACTATTGCCGTGACAGCAATTTCGACCCACAACATACGGTGACTGTGCTCTGTGCAAGCAGCTAATCCAAAAGATCACCCGCTCGCTGGTCCATGCCAATCACCCCCATCCCTTCACAAATCACAATCAAGCACCTATTT
This genomic stretch from Hordeum vulgare subsp. vulgare chromosome 6H, MorexV3_pseudomolecules_assembly, whole genome shotgun sequence harbors:
- the LOC123402643 gene encoding uncharacterized protein LOC123402643, translating into MQMDVRDMSKFFDESFNCAPVLLAQFDDTQLLSDYNLLEETSLVRESAHRLLGDFGGNFGRNFEGRPGAKLPPSLVALRKAAERRGVRLFFLHHGMTRRAQNRSRHDNRWQ